DNA from Fortiea contorta PCC 7126:
GGGGAGCCGATATCAGAGGCTCGCAACCACCAAGCAATAGCCAAAGTAGCCAAAATCATCATCAAATGCATTATTTTTCCTCCCTGGCTTGTCGTGCAGCTTGAATGCGTTTAGCGATCGCTTCTATTTGCTCACTGGCTGCAGCATCCAAACTATCTGCAAAAGCAGCAATCACATCAGGATTACCTACCGCTAGAAATCGCTGCAACTGCTCATGTGCTTTGATTACATCTGCCTGCTGCTTTGTCAACCGTGGTCGCCAATAGAAAGCCCGCCCTTTTTTATCGCAGATTAACCAACCTTTATCAGTTAAGCGACGCAAAACGGTGGTAACTGAAGTATAAGCTAATTCACGGTTAGGATCAGCCAAAATGCGATCATGTACATCCTTCACAGTCGCCGAACCCAAATCCCAGATAATCTGCAAAATTTCTGCTTCCAAGGGGCCAACAGATAGTTGTTTAGGACGGTAGTCAGGTAAAGGAGCCATAAGCAATTCAAAGTAGATAGAGAATAGGATGTTGGGTATTGGGTATTGGAGAACCAGCGTTGTGGGCAGGTTTCCCGATTGTTACCCAAGTAATGCCGAGTAAAATGCGACTGGAGAAGTTCTAGTCTTCTTTCACATTACCGTTTATAAAAGCTAGGTTCTCGCAATTATTTAAAGATTACCAATTTCCATTCCCCATCTCGCCATTTCCCTATGCATAGAGTATCCTCGCTCTCAACCTCTGCAGTTTTTTACTAAATTTCTCATCTTTTAGATGACATCAACTGGTTAAAATGAAACTCGGCAGTATTAGATCAGGCGTATCTAAGACGTGAAGCTATTTGTTTATCACACCCCGGAATTGACTCCCGCAGATCAAGCCCCAGAATGTGCGATCGCAGTCGATGTATTGCGAGCCACTAGCACTATGGCTACCGTCTTGGCAGCTGGAGGCGAAGCTGTACAAGTCTTCAGCGATTTAGATCAACTCATGGAAGTCAGCGAAAAATGGCCCCCAGAACACCGGCT
Protein-coding regions in this window:
- a CDS encoding BlaI/MecI/CopY family transcriptional regulator; amino-acid sequence: MAPLPDYRPKQLSVGPLEAEILQIIWDLGSATVKDVHDRILADPNRELAYTSVTTVLRRLTDKGWLICDKKGRAFYWRPRLTKQQADVIKAHEQLQRFLAVGNPDVIAAFADSLDAAASEQIEAIAKRIQAARQAREEK